In uncultured Desulfuromonas sp., the genomic stretch GTTGAAGAGCAACGTAATCCGCGTCTTGAGGAGATTGTTGCCCAGGCAACCGAGCGACGTGTTGCTGTGAAGCAATGCGAACGCCGCCAGCTGGAGAAGATGGTTGGAGAGGCGCGACACCAGGGCGTTGTTGCTCAGGTAAAGACTCAGGCCTTTGTCTCGTTGGCGCAGTTGCTTGCGCAAGGTCCGGTATCAGAGCGTTTTTTTCTGATTCTCGATGGTATTACGGATCCGCACAATTTTGGTGCCCTGATCCGTTCTGCCGCTGCTGCCGGGTGTCAGGGGGTGATTTTTGCTAAGGATCGTTCCTGTCCGGTAACCGGTGTTGTTGAGAAAACCGCTGCCGGAACCCTGGGGTATGTGCAGTTGTGTCAGGTGACCAATCTGGGGCGGGCTATTGAAGAGTTAAAAAAAGCCGGAGTCTGGGTGTACGGGTTGGCCGGAGAAGGTGGACAGTCTTTATTTGGCACATCTCTGAGTGCTCCGGTTGCCTTGGTGGCCGGCAGTGAAGGGAAGGGGATTCGTCCGTTAATTCGCAAATTGTGCGACGGTCTGATCGCGATTCCCATGCCGGGGCAGGTGGAGTCGTTGAACGTCTCGGTCGCAACGGGAATCGCCCTATTTGAGGTGGTTCGTAACCATCTGAAAATAAAAAAGTAAAAAACGGAAAAAGTCGGTTGACAGCATCAGGCGAATCATTTATAAATCACTTCGCTTGTCGCGGTAGGAAAAAACCGCGAAAAAGTGTTTGCAATATACAGTTGGTTAGTGTATAGATTGCGACTCTGTGCTGGCGTAGCTCAATAGGTAGAGCACCTCACTTGTAATGAGGATGTTGTGGGTTCAATTCCTATCGCCAGCTCCAATAAATAGAATGGGCGCAAGCCTTTCAGAACGTCCCCTGGAGGGGTTCCCGAGTGGCCAAAGGGAGCAGACTGTAAATCTGCCGTCTAAGACTTCGGAGGTTCGAATCCTCCCCCCTCCACCACAATTTCATATCGGATGAATACGCTTCACCTGTCGCAGGAGCCTTGCGAATGTACTGCGAAGGTGGGTCGGACTAGTCCTTAGGTTGTAAAGTCCGAATTTTGGGCGGGAGTAGCTCAGTTGGCTAGAGCATCAGCCTTCCAAGCTGAGGGTCGCGGGTTCGAGTCCCGTTTCCCGCTCCATTTAAAGTAGAACAGGTGTGAGTGCCCACATAGCTCAGCAGGTAGAGCACTTCCTTGGTAAGGAAGAGGTCACCGGTTCAAGTCCGGTTGTGGGCTCCATGTGTTCTGTTTTTCGTTTTCGGATGGGCTGTCGGAAAGAATCTTGTTGGCCAGTATAATTATTATTGTCGAAGAGAAATCATCGAGAGGAAGAAGTCATGGCAAAGGAAAAATTTGAAAGAACAAAGCCCCATGTCAACATCGGTACGATTGGCCACGTTGACCATGGGAAGACGACACTGACTGCGGCAATCACCAAGGTAATGGCTGGTCTCGGTCAGGCGGAAGCCCGCGCATTTGATCAAATTGACAACGCTCCTGAAGAGCGTGAGCGTGGTATCACCATCGCAACGGCTCACGTTGAGTATGAGACGGAAACCCGTCACTATGCTCACGTTGACTGCCCTGGTCATGCTGACTACGTAAAGAATATGATTACCGGTGCAGCACAGATGGACGGTGCTATTCTGGTTGTTTCCGCAGCGGACGGCCCCATGCCTCAGACCCGTGAGCACATCCTGCTCGCCCGTCAGGTTGGTGTTCCTGCCATTGTCGTATTCCTGAACAAGGCCGACATGGTTGACGACGAAGAGCTGATGGAATTGGTAGAGCTGGAAGTTCGCGAACTGCTGTCCGCTTATGACTTCCCCGGTGATGACCTGCCTATCGTTGCAGGTTCCGCCCTTAAAGCTCTCGAAGCAGAACAGGGTGCCCCTGAAGAACAATGCATCATCGAGCTGATGAATGAGGTTGATGGCTATGTACCCGAGCCTGAGCGTGCCATCGATCAACCCTTTTTGATGCCTGTAGAAGACGTGTTCTCCATTTCCGGTCGTGGTACAGTTGCTACCGGTCGTGTTGAGAGCGGCATCATCAAAGTCGGTGAGGAGATTGAAATTGTTGGTATGAAAGATACCACCAAGACAACCGTCACCGGTGTTGAGATGTTCCGCAAGCTGCTTGATCAAGGTCAGGCAGGCGACAACGTTGGTCTGCTGCTGCGCGGCGTAAAACGTGAAGATATCGAGCGTGGTCAAGTTCTGGCCAAGCCCGGCAGTATTACTCCTCACACCAAGTTCAAAGCCGAAGCCTACATCCTGACCAAAGAAGAGGGTGGTCGTCATACACCGTTCTTCAAAGGCTATCGTCCTCAGTTCTACTTCCGCACCACTGACGTCACCGGTGTTGTAGAGCTGCCTGAAGGTGTTGAGATGGTAATGCCTGGTGATAACATCGCCATGACCGTCGAAATGATCACCCCGATCGCCATGGACAAAGAGCTGCGCTTCGCGATTCGCGAAGGTGGCCGTACTGTCGGCGCCGGTGTTGTCAGCGAAGTTGTTGAGTAGATAGATTAACCTTTGACTGTCGCTCTCCTGTATTGGGGAGCGACAGCGGAGAATAAAAATGAGTGATATTATAACTCTGGCATGCACGGAGTGTAAGCAGCGCAATTATACGACGACTAAAAACAAGCGTAATCTTCCAGATCGTCTCGAATTTAAGAAGTACTGCCGTTTTGATCGTCGCCACACTCTGCATCGTGAGACGAAGTAGCTAAAACGTCATGTTCTAAATGTTGCAGGCCAGTAGCTCTAATGGCTAGAGCACCGGTCTCCAAAACCGGGTGTTGGGGGTTCGAATCCCTCCTGGCCTGCCAATTTTACTTCCAACGTCTTGAGGTTATTACGTGATTGCAAAGGTTTCGGGGTTTCTCGGCAACGTTAAAAGTGAACTGACCAAGGTGACCTGGCCAACCTGGAAGGATACCTATGGCTCAACGATGGTGGTGATCGCTTTTGTGTTGCTGGTGGCAGTATTCTTGTGGGGTGTTGACAATGTCTTGTCTGTGCTTGTGAAGAATTTGCTCAGCTAAAGAGGGATCATAACGATGGCGATGCAGTGGTATGGCGTACATACATATTCAGGCTTTGAGAATAAAGTAAAACTGAATCTTGAAGAACGAATAAAGATGTTGGATGCTGAGGACCTTTTTGGTGAGGTTCTGGTTCCGTCCGAAGTTGTCGTTGAGCTAAAGAATGGTGAGCGTAGGACTTCCACGCGGAAGTTCTTCCCTGGCTATATTTTAGTTCAGATGGAGCTGAATAATGAGACGTGGCATATCGTTAAGGACACAGCCAAGGTGACTGGTTTTGTCGGTGGCGGCACAACACCGCCTCCCATCCCTGATGCCGAGGTCGAAAAGATCACGGCGCGAATGGAAGAGGGAGCGGAGCGTCCCAAGCCGAAAGTTCAGTACGAGGTTGGTGAGACAGTTCGCGTTGTTGATGGTCCGTTTCTCAATTTTACCGGTATTGTTGAAGATGTTAAGCCTGACAAGGGCAAGCTCAAGGTCATGGTAAGTATTTTTGGCCGTGTTACCCCTGTTGAGCTGGATTTCATACAGGTTGAAAAGACCAGTTAGGCTGGGCAAATAGTTAAGGAGTAGGTAATGGCCAAGAAAGTAGTTGGACAAATTAAGCTGCAAATTCCGGCGGGTAAGGCAAACCCTTCACCTCCTGTCGGCCCGGCTCTGGGTCAGCATGGTGTAAATATCATGGAATTCTGCAAGGCATTCAATGCCAAGACACAAGGTGATGACGGGATGATTATTCCTGTGGTCATTACTGTCTTTGCAGATCGGTCTTTCAGCTTTATCACCAAGACCCCACCGGCAGCTGTTCTGCTGTTGAAAGCAGCGAAAATTGCCAAAGGGTCCGGAGTCCCCAACAAGAACAAGGTTGGGAAGGTAACGATGGATCAGGTTCTTGAGATTGCACGTATCAAGATGCCGGATCTGAATGCATTTGATGAAGACGCGGCTGTGCGCACCATTGCTGGTACTGCACGCAGCATGGGTCTTGAAGTCGAATAAAGTTGGAGTGACAGCACATGGCTACAGGTAAAAACAGTATCGCTGCAAAAGAAAAAGTTGACAGAGCTGTTGCTTATTCATTGAGTGACGCCGTTGAATTGGTCAAAGGAGCCGCTTTTGCCAAATTCGATGAAACCGTTGATCTGACCGTACGTCTTGGGGTTGACCCGCGTAAAGCCGATCAAATGGTTCGTGGTGCCGTTGTACTTCCCCACGGTTTGGGTAAGTCGGTTCGCGTTCTGGTGTTCGCCAAAGGTGAAAAAGCGCAGGAAGCTCTCGACGCCGGTGCCGACTTTGTCGGTGGCGAT encodes the following:
- the rplK gene encoding 50S ribosomal protein L11 is translated as MAKKVVGQIKLQIPAGKANPSPPVGPALGQHGVNIMEFCKAFNAKTQGDDGMIIPVVITVFADRSFSFITKTPPAAVLLLKAAKIAKGSGVPNKNKVGKVTMDQVLEIARIKMPDLNAFDEDAAVRTIAGTARSMGLEVE
- the rlmB gene encoding 23S rRNA (guanosine(2251)-2'-O)-methyltransferase RlmB encodes the protein MSQYLFGLNAVAEALGQGREVIALYVEEQRNPRLEEIVAQATERRVAVKQCERRQLEKMVGEARHQGVVAQVKTQAFVSLAQLLAQGPVSERFFLILDGITDPHNFGALIRSAAAAGCQGVIFAKDRSCPVTGVVEKTAAGTLGYVQLCQVTNLGRAIEELKKAGVWVYGLAGEGGQSLFGTSLSAPVALVAGSEGKGIRPLIRKLCDGLIAIPMPGQVESLNVSVATGIALFEVVRNHLKIKK
- the rpmG gene encoding 50S ribosomal protein L33, producing MSDIITLACTECKQRNYTTTKNKRNLPDRLEFKKYCRFDRRHTLHRETK
- the nusG gene encoding transcription termination/antitermination protein NusG, translating into MAMQWYGVHTYSGFENKVKLNLEERIKMLDAEDLFGEVLVPSEVVVELKNGERRTSTRKFFPGYILVQMELNNETWHIVKDTAKVTGFVGGGTTPPPIPDAEVEKITARMEEGAERPKPKVQYEVGETVRVVDGPFLNFTGIVEDVKPDKGKLKVMVSIFGRVTPVELDFIQVEKTS
- the secE gene encoding preprotein translocase subunit SecE encodes the protein MIAKVSGFLGNVKSELTKVTWPTWKDTYGSTMVVIAFVLLVAVFLWGVDNVLSVLVKNLLS
- the tuf gene encoding elongation factor Tu; translated protein: MAKEKFERTKPHVNIGTIGHVDHGKTTLTAAITKVMAGLGQAEARAFDQIDNAPEERERGITIATAHVEYETETRHYAHVDCPGHADYVKNMITGAAQMDGAILVVSAADGPMPQTREHILLARQVGVPAIVVFLNKADMVDDEELMELVELEVRELLSAYDFPGDDLPIVAGSALKALEAEQGAPEEQCIIELMNEVDGYVPEPERAIDQPFLMPVEDVFSISGRGTVATGRVESGIIKVGEEIEIVGMKDTTKTTVTGVEMFRKLLDQGQAGDNVGLLLRGVKREDIERGQVLAKPGSITPHTKFKAEAYILTKEEGGRHTPFFKGYRPQFYFRTTDVTGVVELPEGVEMVMPGDNIAMTVEMITPIAMDKELRFAIREGGRTVGAGVVSEVVE